The stretch of DNA TTTTCCCTTTATTTGGATTTGAGTATTGATGAAAATCTTCGCTATAGTGCGGGTTTAAGAGAGGTTTCTAATGAGTTATTTATCCAGCGTCGTGCTAAATATTTAGGGTTAATGGGATTGGAGAAATTTAGCGATCGCCTAGCTGGACAACTTTCTGGGGGAATGAAGCAGAAATTGGCGCTTTGTTGTGCGTTAGTTTCTCAACCGGAAATTCTGCTTTTAGATGAACCAACTACAGGTGTCGATCCGGTTTCTCGACGCGAATTTTGGGATATTTTGGCGACTTTAGCTAATGAGGGAACTACTATTGTTGTGGCGACTCCTTATTTAGATGAAGCGGAAAGATGCAACAGAATTGCTTTAATGTATGATGGGGAAATTCATCAAGTTGGAACGTTAAAAGAGTTAAGAGAAAGTTTAGGTTTACAACGTTTAGAAGTTCGCACTAACGATTTACAAATAGCGGAGAAAGTTTTGCTAAAAGCGATCGCTAATTCTCCAAACATCGCTGATGTACAAACTTTTGGCGATCGACTAGATGTTTTGGTGAAAAATGCTGTCAAAGGTAAGTCGCAAGTTGAGGAAATTTTTCAGCATCATAATTTAGCAATTAACTCTATTGAAAGTGCAGAAGCAACGCTAGAAAATGTTTTTGTCACTCGGTTGCGTCAACAAGGTTCCGATCCTCCTTTTGTCACTTTTCCCAAATCAAAAGATTCTCGTTCTCAGTCAGATATTGCGATCGGTGCTTACAACTTAGAAAAGATTTTCGGCAATTTTGCCGCAGTTAAAGGCGTGAATTTAGAAATTAAATATGGTGAAATTTATGGATTATTAGGTGCAAATGGTGCGGGAAAAACGACGACAATTAAAATGCTTTGCGGTTTGTTAGAATCTAGTAATGGAGAAATTTATTTAGGCGGACAAACTAACAATTTACGTAGTAAAGAATTGCGCCGTCGTATTGGTTATATGAGTCAGAAGTTTACGCTTTATGATGACTTATCGATCTGGCAAAATCTGCAATTTTATTGCGGGGTTTATGGCGTACCAAGGCGATCGCGCAAAGAGAAAATTGACTGGGTTTTAGAAACCTGTGGTTTAGCGGGACAAGAAAATTTGATTACCGGACAATTACCGGGAGGATGGAAGCAAAGAGTTGCTTTTGGCGCTTCCGTAATGCACGAACCAGATATATTATTTTTGGATGAACCTACTTCTGGTGTCGATCCTTTAGCAAGGCGACAATTTTGGCGATTTATTAATGAATTTGCACGTCAAGGAACAGCAATTTTAGTCACAACTCACTATTTAGAAGAAGCGGAACAATGTAATAGAATGGGTTTTATGGTAGCAGGTGAAATGGTAATTCAAGGTTCGCCAAGCGAAATAAAAACTCAACAACCGGGAGAATTAATTGAGTTAATTACTAATAAGACTCAAGCTGCTTCTGATTTACTAAAAACTGAATGGGAATCTTGGCGAGTTTCGATTTTTGGCGATCGCCTCCATATCGTTTTAGATCAACCAAAAACCGAACTTCCCAAAATCCAGGCTTTTTTACAAAATGCGGAAATAAATATTCAATCTGTACGAACAATTCCCTTTTCTTTAGAAGATGCTTTTATTGGTACAGTGCAACGCGTACAAAAAAGTTAGAGGTGGAATTTATGGAAGTAACTTTTAAAACGGCTAGCAATGACGATCGCTATTTACTCTTAAGTTTAACCAAGGAATTTTATCAAATCGAACACTTAACATACAATGTAGAAGTGCTAAATAAATGCTTTGATGAAATCTTTACTAACGATAATTTAGCAACGATTTGGATAATTTACATCGAGCGCGAACCTGCTGGTTATGTAGTTCTTACTTTTGGTTATAGCTTAGAATTTCATGGTAGAGATGCTTTGATTGATGAATTTTATATTCGAGAAAGTTATCGCAGTCAAGGAATTGGGAAACAAACCTTAGAATTTGTCCTAACAACTTGTCAAACTTTAGGAATTAAAGCTGTACATTTAGAAGTTTCCCATGAAAATAACCGAGCAAAAACCATTTACCAAAAAGCAGGTTTTGTTGCTCACGATCGGTATTTTATGACTAAGTGGATTAATTCATAAATATGAAAAGAATCATTTCCCAATGTATTAAAGAATTAGCACAATTTAGGCGCGATCGCTTAACTGTTGCCTTAGCAATTTTGCTACCTCTAGCTACACTATTTATCTATGGTTATGCCATTCGCTTAGAAACAAAAAATATTCCCATAGTTATTCAAGACTTAAGCATGACTCCCTTAAGTCGCAGCTATGTAGAACAGCTATTTACTACTAACAAATTTCAACCTACACCTGGGATAGGGAAAGATGCTGCTAATGCGATCGATCGCGGAATCGCCAAAGCAGCAATTATTATTCCTCCTGATTTCGATCGCCAAATTAAAGCTAATCAACCTAGTACAATTCAAGTTTTAATTGATGGTACAGATGCCAATAATGCCAGAGTAATTCAAAATAGTATTAAAGCAACAAGCCAAGCATTTTTAAGAAATTCTCAACTACAACCAAAGAATAATAAAATTGTCACGAGAACTCGTTTATGGTTTAATCCCGGAAGGAAAGAATCACTTTATATTGTACCCGGAATTTTTGGGGTGATTTTGTGGATTTTCCCTTCTTTACTAGCTGCGATCGCAATGGTAAGAGAAAAAGAAAGAGGCACAATTTTACAAGTTTATGCTTCTAGTTTAACCGCTAGCGAACTATTACTTGGTAAATTAGTCGCCTACTTTTTAGTTGGGATAGCTGAAGCCATATTTGTCATTATTATCGGGACTACTTTATTTCAAGTTAGCTTAGTTGCAGAACCAACTCCTTTATTAATTGGAACGCTGATTTTTTTAATGACTAGCGTTATGTTTGGTTTAACGATCGGTACGAGAGCAAATAGTCAAAATGCAGCAGTTCAAGGGGTTGCTATGGCTGGTTTTACTACTGCATTACTACTTTCTGGTTTTATCTATCCTTTAAGTAATATCCCTTTTCCTTTATCGTTAATTTCTAATATTATTCCAGCCAGATATTACATTGAATTAAGTCGAGATG from Phormidium ambiguum IAM M-71 encodes:
- a CDS encoding ATP-binding cassette domain-containing protein yields the protein MSQFIIENADFKMQNPSSNLVIEVAELYKRYGKLTAVKGVNFAVRRGEIFGLIGPDGAGKTTTFHILAGVMEASAGDVWVLGKIPRNARLGIGYLTQQFSLYLDLSIDENLRYSAGLREVSNELFIQRRAKYLGLMGLEKFSDRLAGQLSGGMKQKLALCCALVSQPEILLLDEPTTGVDPVSRREFWDILATLANEGTTIVVATPYLDEAERCNRIALMYDGEIHQVGTLKELRESLGLQRLEVRTNDLQIAEKVLLKAIANSPNIADVQTFGDRLDVLVKNAVKGKSQVEEIFQHHNLAINSIESAEATLENVFVTRLRQQGSDPPFVTFPKSKDSRSQSDIAIGAYNLEKIFGNFAAVKGVNLEIKYGEIYGLLGANGAGKTTTIKMLCGLLESSNGEIYLGGQTNNLRSKELRRRIGYMSQKFTLYDDLSIWQNLQFYCGVYGVPRRSRKEKIDWVLETCGLAGQENLITGQLPGGWKQRVAFGASVMHEPDILFLDEPTSGVDPLARRQFWRFINEFARQGTAILVTTHYLEEAEQCNRMGFMVAGEMVIQGSPSEIKTQQPGELIELITNKTQAASDLLKTEWESWRVSIFGDRLHIVLDQPKTELPKIQAFLQNAEINIQSVRTIPFSLEDAFIGTVQRVQKS
- a CDS encoding ABC transporter permease; the protein is MKRIISQCIKELAQFRRDRLTVALAILLPLATLFIYGYAIRLETKNIPIVIQDLSMTPLSRSYVEQLFTTNKFQPTPGIGKDAANAIDRGIAKAAIIIPPDFDRQIKANQPSTIQVLIDGTDANNARVIQNSIKATSQAFLRNSQLQPKNNKIVTRTRLWFNPGRKESLYIVPGIFGVILWIFPSLLAAIAMVREKERGTILQVYASSLTASELLLGKLVAYFLVGIAEAIFVIIIGTTLFQVSLVAEPTPLLIGTLIFLMTSVMFGLTIGTRANSQNAAVQGVAMAGFTTALLLSGFIYPLSNIPFPLSLISNIIPARYYIELSRDAFVRGTGWLGVWYVPIVLFLIFLFLFNVARRNLSRMQLPD
- a CDS encoding GNAT family N-acetyltransferase, whose protein sequence is MEVTFKTASNDDRYLLLSLTKEFYQIEHLTYNVEVLNKCFDEIFTNDNLATIWIIYIEREPAGYVVLTFGYSLEFHGRDALIDEFYIRESYRSQGIGKQTLEFVLTTCQTLGIKAVHLEVSHENNRAKTIYQKAGFVAHDRYFMTKWINS